A portion of the Bdellovibrio bacteriovorus genome contains these proteins:
- the katG gene encoding catalase/peroxidase HPI, translating to METEKPKCPFSTGRVANAVNSSQSNRHWWPKQLNLRILHQHSAKSNPMDTEFDYAAEFKKIDYKALKKDLHKLMTDSQDWWPADWGHYGGLFIRMAWHSAGTYRTFDGRGGSRSGGQRFAPLNSWPDNGNLDKARRLLWPIKKKYGRKISWADLMILAGNVALESMGFKTFGFSGGRVDTWEPGEDIFWGSETEWLGDKRYKGDRELDNPLAAVQMGLIYVNPEGPNGKPDPVASARDIRETFFRMAMNDEETVALIAGGHTFGKAHGAGDPKKVGAEPEGAELHHMGFGWINNFETGKGAHTTTSGIEGAWKPNPTKWDNGYFDMMFKYDWELVKSPAGAHQWAAKNCEEKDMIPDAHVKGKKHRPMMTTADLALKFDKKYEAISRRYHKDPKAFADAFARAWFKLTHRDMGPSTRYLGPEVPKEDLIWQDPLPKAKGPKLTAKDVEVLKKKILKSGLSIDQLVTTAWASASTFRQSDMRGGANGARIRLAPQKDWEVNEPKELNKVLTKLEEVQTAFNKGKTKVSMADLIVLGGCAAIEEAAKKNGYKVKVPFIPGRVDATQEQTDIESFAALEPSADGFRNFSKEGAGEHAAEMLIDRAQLMNLTAPEMTALIGGMRALNTNHKKVKHGNFDSKPATLTNAFFVKLLDMGTEWKPSSVPGEYIGIDRKTGKEKWSGTRVDLVFGSNSELRSLSEVYAADDGEEKFIHTFIGAWAKVMHADRYDLGL from the coding sequence AAACAATTAAATTTAAGAATTTTGCATCAGCATTCTGCAAAATCAAACCCCATGGATACAGAGTTTGATTACGCGGCAGAATTTAAAAAAATTGATTATAAAGCGCTAAAAAAAGACTTACACAAACTTATGACCGATTCCCAAGACTGGTGGCCCGCGGACTGGGGGCATTACGGAGGTTTGTTCATCCGTATGGCGTGGCATAGTGCGGGCACGTATCGTACTTTTGATGGTCGAGGGGGATCACGCTCAGGTGGTCAGCGTTTTGCTCCTTTAAACAGTTGGCCTGATAACGGAAACCTCGATAAAGCACGTCGATTACTTTGGCCGATTAAAAAGAAATACGGTCGAAAGATTTCTTGGGCGGATTTAATGATTCTTGCGGGAAACGTCGCTTTAGAATCTATGGGTTTTAAAACTTTTGGTTTTTCTGGGGGCCGCGTTGATACCTGGGAACCAGGTGAGGATATTTTTTGGGGATCTGAAACGGAATGGTTAGGAGATAAACGATATAAAGGAGATCGTGAATTAGATAATCCGCTTGCGGCTGTCCAAATGGGTCTTATTTACGTCAATCCTGAGGGACCGAATGGGAAGCCAGATCCTGTCGCATCCGCGCGCGATATTCGTGAAACTTTCTTTCGTATGGCGATGAACGATGAAGAAACTGTTGCCCTGATCGCCGGGGGGCATACTTTTGGTAAAGCGCATGGCGCCGGGGATCCAAAAAAAGTGGGCGCGGAACCTGAAGGTGCTGAACTTCATCACATGGGTTTTGGATGGATTAATAATTTTGAAACGGGCAAAGGGGCGCATACGACAACCAGTGGTATTGAAGGAGCTTGGAAACCAAATCCCACGAAATGGGATAACGGCTACTTTGATATGATGTTTAAATATGATTGGGAGCTTGTTAAAAGCCCCGCGGGCGCTCATCAGTGGGCGGCAAAAAACTGTGAAGAAAAAGATATGATCCCTGACGCTCATGTTAAAGGGAAAAAACATCGCCCGATGATGACGACAGCCGATCTTGCTTTAAAGTTTGATAAAAAATACGAAGCGATCTCTCGCCGTTACCATAAAGATCCTAAGGCTTTTGCAGATGCATTTGCTCGAGCTTGGTTTAAACTGACCCATCGTGATATGGGACCTTCAACTCGTTATCTTGGGCCGGAAGTGCCGAAAGAAGATCTTATTTGGCAAGACCCGTTGCCCAAGGCCAAAGGCCCTAAACTGACGGCAAAAGATGTTGAAGTTTTAAAAAAGAAAATCCTTAAATCAGGATTAAGCATTGATCAGTTGGTCACAACAGCTTGGGCTTCGGCGTCCACGTTTCGTCAATCAGATATGCGTGGAGGTGCTAACGGTGCGCGTATTCGTTTAGCCCCGCAGAAAGATTGGGAAGTGAACGAACCTAAAGAGTTAAATAAAGTTTTAACTAAACTTGAAGAAGTGCAAACAGCTTTCAACAAAGGTAAAACCAAAGTTTCCATGGCCGATCTGATAGTCTTGGGCGGATGTGCCGCCATCGAAGAAGCTGCCAAAAAAAATGGATACAAGGTGAAGGTTCCCTTTATTCCTGGACGTGTGGATGCCACGCAAGAACAAACGGATATTGAGTCATTTGCCGCCCTAGAGCCTTCAGCCGACGGCTTCCGTAACTTCTCAAAAGAAGGTGCCGGAGAGCACGCTGCTGAAATGCTTATCGATCGGGCCCAATTGATGAATTTAACAGCGCCTGAGATGACGGCTTTGATCGGCGGGATGCGTGCTTTAAATACGAATCATAAAAAAGTGAAACATGGAAATTTTGACTCTAAGCCAGCAACGCTGACAAATGCCTTCTTTGTGAAGTTGCTGGATATGGGAACTGAGTGGAAGCCATCATCTGTTCCGGGTGAATACATTGGAATTGATCGTAAGACCGGAAAAGAAAAATGGTCGGGAACGCGAGTGGACTTAGTTTTTGGATCAAACTCTGAATTGCGTTCATTATCCGAGGTTTATGCGGCGGATGATGGCGAAGAAAAGTTTATCCATACCTTTATTGGCGCCTGGGCCAAAGTTATGCACGCGGATCGTTATGATTTGGGTCTATAA